A part of Fundulus heteroclitus isolate FHET01 chromosome 23, MU-UCD_Fhet_4.1, whole genome shotgun sequence genomic DNA contains:
- the LOC118557400 gene encoding uveal autoantigen with coiled-coil domains and ankyrin repeats-like isoform X1, translated as MMSEVEFHAVLGAKNEKISALQQENAALSESLKSLASELRKMEVVHQHANEARQLESELTTERKKVQEAEISIRQLAPGAKAAPVHQHEDDREKKALRDEVLRLTQIVEEQQTEHEDDVAVLYDERIKTNKDRRDAIRRADQLKVSLIAEKNKTREIEICSAKQMEEISKLQAALVKMESNLEEQRRQWEQEKLRLLTNNQETSEVEQLKYQLQEQTVKHEDQVAALYNELIRKNKESQDAIKRAEQLKEDLTEEKNRAKEAEDCLAQQKKETSNLQAALVLMERTLEDQRWQWEQEKSHLLTKQQERDELEQLVKQLESQKAEAEQEIAAVLLEQQKKNQSHQDSARKVVQLEIALVAEKSRTKEAENCLAEQVKETCEIEAALVKMEQGLENQRQLWAQEKSSLLTGQQKALRNVEAARKDVLEVLHNERQEWRTEKSCLLEIVATTKELLEEAEVKSKTSTLNLIEKLKNLQQEMDKLQESKPKKKSFRRKIAKFFKRSKKAPSQPEN; from the coding sequence ATGATGTCAGAGGTGGAGTTTCATGCCGTCTTAGGCGCCAAAAACGAGAAGATCTCAGCTCTTCAACAAGAAAACGCTGCATTATCAGAAAGCTTGAAGAGTCTCGCCTCCGAGCTTCGTAAAATGGAGGTAGTGCACCAACATGCCAACGAGGCGAGGCAGCTTGAGTCTGAGCTAACTACCGAAAGGAAAAAGGTCCAGGAAGCTGAGATCTCCATTAGACAATTAGCTCCAGGAGCTAAAGCTGCACCGGTCCACCAACATGAGGACGACCGGGAGAAAAAGGCTTTAAGAGATGAAGTGTTGAGGTTGACTCAGATTGTAGAAGAGCAGCAAACTGAGCATGAAGACGACGTTGCTGTTCTGTATGATGAGCGGATTAAGACCAATAAAGACCGCCGAGATGCCATCAGAAGGGCCGATCAGCTGAAAGTATCTCTGATCgcagaaaagaacaaaacaagagaGATTGAGATCTGTTCAGCCAAGCAGATGGAGGAAATCTCTAAATTACAAGCTGCTCTGGTCAAAATGGAGAGCAATTTGGAGGAACAAAGACGGCAGTGGGAGCAAGAAAAACTCCGTCTTCTGACCAATAACCAAGAAACATCTGAGGTGGAACAGCTGAAATATCAGCTGCAGGAGCAGACAGTTAAGCATGAAGATCAGGTTGCTGCTCTGTATAACGAGCTGATCAGGAAGAACAAGGAGAGTCAAGATGCCATCAAAAGGGCCGAACAGTTGAAGGAAGACCTGactgaagagaaaaacagagcaaaagagGCTGAGGACTGCTTAGCCCAGCAAAAAAAGGAGACATCTAACCTCCAGGCTGCTCTGGTCCTCATGGAGAGAACTTTGGAGGACCAGCGGTGGCAGTGGGAGCAGGAAAAATCCCATCTTCTGACCAAACAACAAGAAAGAGATGAGCTGGAGCAGCTGGTGAAGCAGTTAGAGTCACAGAAAGCTGAGGCAGAACAGGAGATAGCTGCTGTGCTTTTGGAGCAGCAGAAAAAGAACCAAAGTCATCAAGATTCTGCAAGAAAAGTTGTTCAGCTTGAAATTGCTCTGGTTGCTGAGAAGAGCAGAACAAAGGAGGCTGAGAACTGCTTGGCCGAGCAAGTGAAGGAAACCTGTGAAATAGAGGCTGCTTTGGTCAAGATGGAGCAAGGCTTGGAGAACCAAAGACAGCTCTGGGCCCAGGAAAAGTCCAGTCTTCTGACAGGGCAGCAGAAAGCTTTGAGAAATGTGGAAGCAGCCAGGAAAGAcgttctggaggttctgcatAATGAAAGGCAGGAGTGGCGGACAGAGAAGTCCTGCCTTCTAGAGATCGTTGCAACAACAAAGGAGCTTCTGGAAGAGGCGGAGGTGAAGAGTAAAACTTCAACACTGAACCTGATAGAGAAACTGAAAAACCTGCAACAGGAGATGGACAAATTACAAGAAAGCAAACCCAAAAAGAAATCTTTCAGGAGAAAAATCGCCAAGTTCTTTAAAAGGTCTAAAAAAGCTCCATCTCAGCCTGAAAACTGA
- the LOC118557400 gene encoding uveal autoantigen with coiled-coil domains and ankyrin repeats-like isoform X2, which translates to MMSEVEFHAVLGAKNEKISALQQENAALSESLKSLASELRKMEVVHQHEDDREKKALRDEVLRLTQIVEEQQTEHEDDVAVLYDERIKTNKDRRDAIRRADQLKVSLIAEKNKTREIEICSAKQMEEISKLQAALVKMESNLEEQRRQWEQEKLRLLTNNQETSEVEQLKYQLQEQTVKHEDQVAALYNELIRKNKESQDAIKRAEQLKEDLTEEKNRAKEAEDCLAQQKKETSNLQAALVLMERTLEDQRWQWEQEKSHLLTKQQERDELEQLVKQLESQKAEAEQEIAAVLLEQQKKNQSHQDSARKVVQLEIALVAEKSRTKEAENCLAEQVKETCEIEAALVKMEQGLENQRQLWAQEKSSLLTGQQKALRNVEAARKDVLEVLHNERQEWRTEKSCLLEIVATTKELLEEAEVKSKTSTLNLIEKLKNLQQEMDKLQESKPKKKSFRRKIAKFFKRSKKAPSQPEN; encoded by the exons ATGATGTCAGAGGTGGAGTTTCATGCCGTCTTAGGCGCCAAAAACGAGAAGATCTCAGCTCTTCAACAAGAAAACGCTGCATTATCAGAAAGCTTGAAGAGTCTCGCCTCCGAGCTTCGTAAAATGGAGGTAGTGCACCAAC ATGAGGACGACCGGGAGAAAAAGGCTTTAAGAGATGAAGTGTTGAGGTTGACTCAGATTGTAGAAGAGCAGCAAACTGAGCATGAAGACGACGTTGCTGTTCTGTATGATGAGCGGATTAAGACCAATAAAGACCGCCGAGATGCCATCAGAAGGGCCGATCAGCTGAAAGTATCTCTGATCgcagaaaagaacaaaacaagagaGATTGAGATCTGTTCAGCCAAGCAGATGGAGGAAATCTCTAAATTACAAGCTGCTCTGGTCAAAATGGAGAGCAATTTGGAGGAACAAAGACGGCAGTGGGAGCAAGAAAAACTCCGTCTTCTGACCAATAACCAAGAAACATCTGAGGTGGAACAGCTGAAATATCAGCTGCAGGAGCAGACAGTTAAGCATGAAGATCAGGTTGCTGCTCTGTATAACGAGCTGATCAGGAAGAACAAGGAGAGTCAAGATGCCATCAAAAGGGCCGAACAGTTGAAGGAAGACCTGactgaagagaaaaacagagcaaaagagGCTGAGGACTGCTTAGCCCAGCAAAAAAAGGAGACATCTAACCTCCAGGCTGCTCTGGTCCTCATGGAGAGAACTTTGGAGGACCAGCGGTGGCAGTGGGAGCAGGAAAAATCCCATCTTCTGACCAAACAACAAGAAAGAGATGAGCTGGAGCAGCTGGTGAAGCAGTTAGAGTCACAGAAAGCTGAGGCAGAACAGGAGATAGCTGCTGTGCTTTTGGAGCAGCAGAAAAAGAACCAAAGTCATCAAGATTCTGCAAGAAAAGTTGTTCAGCTTGAAATTGCTCTGGTTGCTGAGAAGAGCAGAACAAAGGAGGCTGAGAACTGCTTGGCCGAGCAAGTGAAGGAAACCTGTGAAATAGAGGCTGCTTTGGTCAAGATGGAGCAAGGCTTGGAGAACCAAAGACAGCTCTGGGCCCAGGAAAAGTCCAGTCTTCTGACAGGGCAGCAGAAAGCTTTGAGAAATGTGGAAGCAGCCAGGAAAGAcgttctggaggttctgcatAATGAAAGGCAGGAGTGGCGGACAGAGAAGTCCTGCCTTCTAGAGATCGTTGCAACAACAAAGGAGCTTCTGGAAGAGGCGGAGGTGAAGAGTAAAACTTCAACACTGAACCTGATAGAGAAACTGAAAAACCTGCAACAGGAGATGGACAAATTACAAGAAAGCAAACCCAAAAAGAAATCTTTCAGGAGAAAAATCGCCAAGTTCTTTAAAAGGTCTAAAAAAGCTCCATCTCAGCCTGAAAACTGA